A single genomic interval of Gammaproteobacteria bacterium harbors:
- the ileS gene encoding isoleucine--tRNA ligase has protein sequence MANDYKDTLNLPQTAFPMRANLARREPEMLARWEAAGLYRRVREARKGRDRFILHDGPPYANGDIHIGHAVNKILKDIIVKSKLLEGFDAPFVPGWDCHGLPIEQRVEKELGKPADAAGAARFRKRCRDYAGEQMQRQRRDFIRLGVLGDWQNPYLSMDFRCEADILRTLGALMHKGYLRRGEKPVYWCLECASALAEAEVEYRDKTSRAVDALFVINDAADFQRRTGADAGDGGGVAIWTTTPWTLPANQAVALHPELDYVLLDGVLEGGPDGGDGGGKRIGVVVAESLAEACAARYGMAATVMARFKGAALDGLRLRHPLDGREVAVVPGGHVTTDAGTGAVHIAPAHGADDHHLGLRHQLPATTPVGGDGLFNQTAGELAGKHIRKADDDIAAALKRRGTLLHAEDHRHSYPHCWRHKTPVISRATPQWFIGMEHEDLLQRSLAACAGVRWTPAWGRARMEGMLEARPDWCVSRQRHWGVPIALFTAGKDGAPHPRTHELIEQVARLVEKDGVEAWFELNARDLLGDEARDYDKVTDTLDVWFDSGVTHACVLDRRDELASPADLYLEGSDQHRGWFQSSLLTSVACRGRAPYKGVLTHGFTVDARGQKMSKSRGNVVAPQKVIERFGADVLRLWVAATDFSGEMAISDEILKRTTDAYRRIRNTARFLLANLHGFNPAQHAVAPAQMLALDRWAVAAAAALQRDIRGDYGDYVFHRIVHRIHNFCTTAMGGFYLDIIKDRLYTTAADGVPRRSAQTAMHHIALALARWIAPVLSFTADEIHRALPGETRESVFLCEWHTGLFDLGDGDALTMDEWRRIIGIRGAVAGELERLRRDDRIGSSLDAGVEIFCDGDDRRLLEALGGELRFVMITSQAAVRPLADAGEDAVAISDEMKLRVVNSGGMKCQRCWHHRDELADGRDLCDRCVTNVSGDGEVRLYA, from the coding sequence ATGGCGAACGACTACAAAGACACGCTGAACCTGCCGCAAACGGCGTTTCCGATGCGCGCCAACCTGGCGCGGCGCGAGCCGGAGATGCTGGCGCGCTGGGAGGCCGCCGGCCTCTACCGGCGCGTGCGCGAGGCGCGCAAGGGGCGCGACCGGTTCATCCTGCACGACGGCCCGCCCTACGCCAACGGCGACATTCACATCGGCCACGCCGTCAACAAGATATTGAAAGACATCATCGTCAAGAGCAAACTGCTGGAAGGCTTTGACGCGCCGTTTGTGCCGGGCTGGGATTGCCACGGCTTGCCGATTGAACAGCGCGTCGAGAAGGAACTCGGCAAGCCCGCCGACGCTGCGGGCGCGGCGCGCTTTCGCAAACGATGCCGCGACTACGCCGGCGAACAGATGCAGCGGCAGCGGCGCGATTTCATCCGCCTCGGCGTGCTCGGCGACTGGCAGAACCCCTATCTCAGCATGGACTTCCGCTGCGAGGCCGACATCCTGAGGACATTGGGCGCGCTGATGCACAAAGGCTACCTGCGCCGCGGTGAAAAGCCGGTGTACTGGTGCCTTGAATGCGCGTCGGCGCTGGCCGAGGCCGAAGTGGAATACCGCGACAAGACCTCGCGCGCGGTGGACGCGCTGTTCGTCATCAACGACGCCGCCGACTTCCAACGCCGCACCGGCGCCGATGCCGGCGACGGCGGCGGCGTCGCCATCTGGACGACGACGCCGTGGACACTGCCCGCCAACCAGGCCGTCGCACTGCACCCGGAACTGGATTATGTGCTGCTGGACGGCGTGCTTGAAGGCGGGCCGGATGGCGGCGATGGCGGCGGCAAACGCATCGGCGTTGTTGTCGCCGAAAGCCTTGCCGAGGCGTGCGCCGCGCGCTACGGCATGGCGGCGACGGTGATGGCGCGCTTCAAGGGCGCCGCGCTGGACGGTCTGCGGCTGCGCCATCCGCTCGACGGGCGCGAGGTGGCGGTGGTGCCCGGCGGCCATGTAACGACCGACGCCGGCACCGGCGCCGTGCACATCGCACCGGCGCACGGCGCCGACGACCATCACCTGGGCCTGCGCCATCAACTGCCGGCGACGACGCCGGTCGGCGGCGACGGCCTGTTCAATCAAACGGCGGGCGAACTGGCCGGCAAGCACATCCGCAAGGCCGACGACGACATCGCCGCCGCGCTGAAACGGCGCGGCACGCTGCTGCACGCCGAAGACCACCGCCACAGTTACCCGCACTGCTGGCGCCACAAGACGCCGGTGATTTCGCGCGCGACGCCGCAGTGGTTTATCGGCATGGAACACGAAGACCTGCTGCAACGCTCGCTGGCGGCGTGCGCCGGTGTGCGCTGGACGCCGGCGTGGGGCCGCGCGCGCATGGAGGGCATGCTGGAGGCGCGCCCCGACTGGTGCGTGTCGCGCCAGCGCCACTGGGGCGTGCCGATTGCGCTGTTCACCGCCGGCAAGGACGGCGCGCCGCATCCGCGCACGCACGAACTGATCGAGCAGGTCGCGCGCCTTGTCGAGAAGGACGGCGTTGAGGCGTGGTTTGAACTCAACGCGCGCGACCTGCTGGGCGACGAGGCGCGCGACTACGACAAGGTGACCGACACGCTCGATGTGTGGTTTGACTCCGGCGTCACCCACGCCTGTGTGCTCGACCGCCGCGACGAACTGGCAAGCCCCGCCGACCTCTACCTGGAAGGCTCCGACCAGCACCGCGGCTGGTTTCAGTCGTCGCTGCTGACCTCGGTGGCGTGCCGCGGGCGGGCGCCGTACAAGGGCGTGCTGACGCACGGCTTCACGGTGGACGCGCGCGGGCAGAAGATGTCGAAGTCGCGGGGCAATGTCGTCGCGCCGCAGAAGGTCATCGAGCGTTTCGGCGCCGATGTGCTGCGGCTGTGGGTCGCGGCGACCGACTTCAGCGGCGAGATGGCGATTTCCGACGAGATACTGAAACGCACCACCGACGCCTACCGCCGCATCCGCAACACCGCGCGCTTTCTGCTCGCCAACCTGCACGGCTTCAATCCGGCGCAACACGCCGTGGCGCCGGCGCAAATGCTGGCGCTGGACCGCTGGGCGGTGGCGGCGGCGGCGGCCCTGCAGCGCGACATCCGCGGCGACTACGGCGATTATGTGTTCCACCGCATCGTGCACCGGATACACAACTTCTGCACCACCGCGATGGGCGGCTTTTACCTGGACATCATCAAGGACCGCCTCTACACCACCGCCGCCGACGGCGTGCCGCGGCGCTCGGCGCAGACGGCGATGCACCACATCGCGCTGGCGCTGGCGCGGTGGATTGCGCCGGTGCTGAGTTTCACCGCCGACGAGATACACCGGGCGCTGCCGGGCGAGACACGCGAGTCGGTTTTTCTGTGCGAGTGGCACACCGGGCTGTTTGATCTCGGCGACGGCGACGCGCTGACGATGGACGAGTGGCGGCGCATCATCGGCATTCGCGGCGCCGTCGCCGGCGAACTGGAGCGGTTGCGGCGCGACGACAGAATCGGTTCGTCGCTGGACGCCGGCGTCGAGATTTTCTGCGACGGCGACGACCGCCGCCTGCTCGAGGCGCTGGGCGGCGAACTGCGGTTTGTGATGATTACATCGCAGGCCGCCGTGCGCCCGCTGGCCGACGCCGGTGAAGACGCCGTCGCCATCAGCGACGAGATGAAACTGCGCGTCGTCAACAGCGGCGGCATGAAGTGCCAACGCTGCTGGCACCACCGCGACGAACTCGCCGACGGACGCGACCTGTGCGACCGCTGCGTAACCAATGTCAGCGGCGACGGCGAGGTGCGGCTGTATGCGTAA
- the ribF gene encoding bifunctional riboflavin kinase/FAD synthetase codes for MECFHGERGLARAGGPCVATVGGFDALHPGHQAVIGRLRRMAAARGLPSVVVLFEPLPPEFFAAPPPPRLYRLRERAAHLAGLGVERLVCLRFSRAIADMEAAVFIERFLVRGLAVSGLVVGHDFRFGKNREGDFAMLREAGARHGFDAEQVAAVSGDGARISSTRIRETLLAGDIAAANRLLGRPYSVAGRIVAGRGLGAQLGFPTANIACGPRRPPLAGVFAVEVAGGGDTRRGVANAGFRPTLNDAGLRRWQLEAHLLDFSGDLYGRRLEVRPLFRIRDEKKFSSVEELKENIANDIVAARRWFDDGARRRAAARA; via the coding sequence ATGGAGTGCTTCCACGGAGAACGCGGCCTGGCGCGCGCGGGCGGCCCCTGCGTCGCCACCGTCGGCGGATTTGACGCGCTGCATCCGGGCCATCAGGCCGTCATCGGGCGGCTGCGGCGGATGGCGGCGGCGCGCGGCCTGCCGTCGGTCGTTGTGTTGTTCGAGCCGCTGCCGCCGGAGTTTTTCGCCGCGCCGCCGCCGCCGCGCCTGTACCGCCTGCGCGAACGCGCGGCGCACTTGGCCGGCCTCGGCGTGGAACGCCTCGTGTGCCTGCGGTTTTCGCGCGCCATCGCCGACATGGAGGCCGCCGTTTTCATCGAGCGGTTTCTGGTGCGGGGCCTCGCCGTCAGCGGGCTGGTCGTCGGCCACGATTTTCGTTTCGGCAAAAACCGCGAAGGCGATTTCGCCATGCTGCGCGAAGCCGGCGCGCGCCACGGCTTTGACGCCGAACAGGTCGCCGCGGTTTCCGGCGACGGCGCGCGCATCAGCAGCACGCGCATCCGCGAGACGCTGCTGGCCGGCGACATCGCCGCCGCCAACCGCCTGCTGGGGCGGCCTTACAGCGTTGCCGGGCGCATCGTCGCCGGGCGCGGTTTGGGCGCGCAACTCGGCTTTCCGACCGCCAACATCGCCTGCGGGCCGCGCCGGCCACCGCTGGCCGGTGTGTTCGCCGTTGAGGTCGCCGGCGGCGGCGACACGCGCCGCGGCGTCGCCAACGCCGGCTTTCGCCCGACGCTCAATGACGCCGGGCTGCGCCGGTGGCAACTGGAGGCGCACCTGCTTGATTTCAGCGGCGACCTCTACGGGCGGCGCCTGGAGGTGCGCCCGCTTTTCCGGATACGCGACGAGAAAAAATTCTCGTCGGTCGAGGAACTGAAAGAGAACATCGCCAACGACATCGTGGCCGCGCGCCGCTGGTTTGACGACGGCGCGCGCCGCCGCGCCGCCGCGCGCGCCTGA
- the lspA gene encoding signal peptidase II, whose amino-acid sequence MRNWLGLSLAAVVVDQATKFAAVHWLALHAPQPLLPSFNLTLVYNSGAAFSLLSDAGGWQRWFFIGAAVAVSALLWSWLARLGPGDKTAAAGLSLILGGAVGNAIDRLFRGHVVDFLDLYYGLYHWPAFNVADACITAGALLIVAVAVAGKEEKDGSAAG is encoded by the coding sequence GTGCGTAACTGGCTGGGGTTGTCGCTGGCGGCGGTTGTCGTTGACCAGGCGACGAAGTTTGCCGCCGTACACTGGCTGGCGCTGCACGCGCCGCAGCCGCTGCTGCCGTCGTTCAACCTGACGCTGGTCTATAACAGCGGCGCCGCTTTCAGCCTGCTGAGCGACGCCGGCGGCTGGCAGCGCTGGTTTTTCATCGGCGCGGCGGTCGCGGTGTCGGCGCTGCTGTGGTCGTGGCTGGCGCGGCTCGGCCCCGGCGACAAAACCGCCGCCGCCGGCCTGTCGCTGATTCTGGGCGGCGCCGTCGGCAACGCGATAGACCGCTTGTTCCGCGGCCATGTCGTGGACTTTCTCGATTTGTATTACGGCCTGTACCACTGGCCCGCGTTCAATGTCGCCGACGCCTGCATCACCGCCGGCGCGCTGCTCATCGTCGCCGTCGCCGTCGCCGGCAAAGAGGAAAAGGATGGAAGCGCCGCCGGCTGA